A window of Bacteroidota bacterium contains these coding sequences:
- a CDS encoding T9SS type A sorting domain-containing protein: MKYCYLIIQLFLSIGIASNVQAKKNSSGVVPAISIVSNDGTYTEAVGGLCFSVSITNPLPDTTFVDVQIVASTTGTLGTDFTIAPTRIKFLPNFAGNESVCVSIFEDLLAEPIETYSFMLANPSNNATLGDSLINFTIYDNDSITTSNPCSDIFFSEFVHSFSAGDRAFELYNPTGQVVDLSNYSIKIYFAGNTVAGTDVPLSGFINHGDTYVISYSGSDSAVKAISDLVNGQFFFNGNSAIGLYHNATLVDCFGTIGVNPGFGWPVYNANSTSATLVRKQNIKQGESNWNNSNGQWDIFPQADYSHLGSHTINGCGFIVPPTVTMFTSDASFNEAVGGLSISVKIFNPLAVATTVDVVLGNLTTATLNSDFTFTPSQLTFPANSTVPQSISISIVDDLTIEPDEILELRLQNVSGSATILDSSWVLTIQNDDFTGISEIKTSATHNLQPNPVKDILKFTSNNKIDSYQITNFLGQVYKAETNINSSQLNLNLQDLKPGMYFIVVKEGTNNFCKRFIKD; encoded by the coding sequence ATGAAATATTGCTACTTAATTATCCAGCTTTTTCTCAGTATTGGAATTGCCTCTAATGTTCAGGCCAAAAAAAACAGCTCAGGTGTTGTTCCGGCTATCAGTATTGTAAGCAACGATGGTACCTACACGGAAGCTGTTGGTGGCCTATGTTTTAGTGTAAGCATTACAAATCCATTACCCGATACTACTTTTGTAGATGTGCAAATTGTGGCAAGTACCACCGGAACGCTCGGTACCGATTTTACCATTGCACCTACTCGAATTAAGTTTTTACCCAATTTTGCCGGTAATGAATCTGTTTGTGTGAGCATATTCGAAGACCTCTTAGCCGAGCCAATTGAGACCTACAGTTTTATGCTTGCAAACCCGAGTAACAATGCAACTCTAGGTGATTCTCTAATTAATTTTACCATTTATGACAACGACTCCATAACCACTTCCAATCCTTGTTCCGACATATTTTTTTCAGAATTTGTGCATAGTTTTTCAGCTGGTGATAGAGCATTCGAATTGTATAATCCAACCGGCCAGGTGGTTGATTTATCAAATTATTCCATAAAAATTTATTTTGCCGGTAACACCGTTGCCGGAACCGATGTGCCATTATCCGGTTTTATAAATCATGGAGATACCTATGTAATCAGTTATTCCGGCTCCGATTCAGCAGTAAAGGCAATTTCAGATTTGGTAAACGGACAGTTCTTCTTTAATGGAAACAGCGCAATTGGCTTATACCACAATGCTACTTTAGTCGATTGCTTTGGCACAATAGGAGTGAACCCCGGCTTTGGCTGGCCGGTTTACAATGCAAATTCAACTTCGGCAACACTGGTGCGAAAACAAAATATCAAACAAGGTGAGTCAAACTGGAACAATTCAAATGGTCAATGGGATATATTTCCGCAAGCTGATTATTCTCACTTGGGTTCACACACCATCAACGGCTGTGGTTTTATTGTGCCACCGACGGTCACCATGTTTACATCCGATGCTTCCTTTAATGAAGCAGTTGGCGGCTTAAGCATTAGTGTAAAGATCTTTAATCCCCTTGCAGTTGCCACTACGGTGGATGTAGTTTTAGGTAATTTAACCACGGCTACACTCAACAGCGATTTTACTTTTACCCCATCACAGTTAACCTTCCCGGCAAATTCCACAGTTCCGCAATCCATTAGCATTTCTATTGTGGATGATTTAACAATTGAGCCGGATGAAATACTTGAACTCCGTCTTCAAAATGTAAGTGGTTCCGCTACAATATTAGATTCCAGTTGGGTGCTTACCATTCAAAACGACGATTTTACAGGAATCAGTGAAATCAAAACTTCCGCAACCCACAACCTTCAACCAAATCCCGTAAAAGATATTTTAAAATTTACATCCAACAATAAAATTGATAGCTACCAAATTACAAATTTCCTTGGCCAAGTATATAAAGCTGAAACCAACATTAATTCATCACAACTCAATTTAAATTTACAAGATCTAAAACCGGGAATGTATTTTATTGTAGTAAAGGAGGGAACTAATAATTTCTGCAAACGATTTATCAAAGACTAG
- a CDS encoding DUF1987 domain-containing protein, which produces METLLIEGSPKTPTIKFDWDKGYLEIKGRSIPENSIEFYKPLVDWLDKYSGKPQKNTNVNIHLEYFNTSSSKCILDVFKKLESIHKGGSSEVIINWHYEEDDEDMLEAGEDYQAIINIPFKMVLSEA; this is translated from the coding sequence ATGGAAACACTGCTAATTGAAGGTTCACCCAAAACGCCTACTATTAAATTTGATTGGGATAAAGGATATTTAGAAATTAAAGGGAGATCGATCCCTGAAAACTCGATTGAGTTTTACAAACCGCTTGTAGACTGGTTGGATAAATACTCGGGCAAGCCACAAAAGAATACAAATGTGAATATTCATTTGGAGTACTTTAATACCAGTTCTTCGAAGTGTATTTTGGACGTATTTAAAAAACTTGAGAGTATTCACAAAGGCGGAAGTAGTGAGGTTATTATTAACTGGCATTATGAAGAGGATGATGAGGATATGTTAGAAGCAGGCGAAGATTATCAAGCCATTATTAACATTCCTTTTAAAATGGTATTGAGCGAAGCTTAA